The genomic segment ATTTTGGAAAAGATCGAGATCGGCCAAAAAAAAATAGAGTCAAAGCAAGGACTTGCGCTGCGGCGGCTATTGACGAGACGTCTAAAAAAAGGAAAAACAATAGAAACGCATTTGCATTTGCTCGAGATCGCATTAGCAATTTCCAGCGAAAAAAATTTATTTTTAATACGACAGTCGGCAGAAAACGGAAAAAAACAACTGGGTTATCATGACGAAAATGAAGAAAAAACTGGAGCAGACTGCAAAAACAAATAAAAAAATAAGTAAAAACAATCATCATGTTGGTCGTCGTGCCGCGCCGACAACAGAATTTTCAATAAAATTAGGGGAATTACTAAAAAAAGCGCGAGAGCGGAAGCAGTTGCGACAAGCGGATGTTGCAAAAGCTCTCGGCCTCGCAATAGCAGTCTACGGACGATATGAAAGGGGAGAAGCGACACTTACCGTGGCGCGGCTGCTAGAGATATGTAAAATAACGGGTATTTCGCCTTTCGATATAATATTTGACCTAGACCCAACTGTCCTGAATGACAATGTCGAAACAGCAAATAATATTCATGTTATTCAAAACCGCATCAACAACATGACGGCCGAACAGCTAAAAGTACTGCTTTCCTTAACCGTAGCGTTCGATCGTAGTGATAACGAAACGCAAAAATAATAAAAAATAATATTTTTTTGAAATATTTATTAATAATAATAGCTTGTTGTTTACTTTTTTTATGACATTCGTTAAAAATCGGTTTGTGGTAACGAGGCCGTTAACTGCAACGCCGACGGCCTCGTTTTCGCCACTTTTGACAAATCGAGAAATATGAAAGAAGTAGCGATAATGACGGATAAACAAGAACATGTAGGAAGAGTAAAGGGAAAATATTATGTCGCCAGCGGATGTTTTGCGGCAGTGCTGTGTTTATTGGTGAACTCGACGGCATTGGCGGGTTATGCATGTGTAACCAAAGAAGGTAGAGATCCAAGTACTGGTTCAAGATTTATACCAGGAACACCAGCACACGAAGATTGCGATAATAGTGCTGGCAATAATGGTAGCTGCCACACAGTCCCAGCCACTCCGGGCAGTACAGTCGGGGGCGGAGTAGTAGCCTGCCTTCCCAAGAGCGTTATAGACAATGGCGAACGCATGGTACAGGACGGGCACACTTGGATTTTAAAGCCGGACGGCCAATGGCTTAATTACGACGCGTATCCATACGAATACGTAGAAACCGGCGAGGGCGGCGACGGTGGTGCGAAAGACAAAGAACAAGACGGTCGTCTCGATGGGCATGATCAACAGATAGCTAACATTAATGCTAAAGACAAAGAACAAGACGGTCGTCTCGATGGGCATGATCAACAGATAGCTAACATTAATGCTAAAGACAAAGAACAAGACGGTCGTCTCGATGGGCATGATCAACAGATAGCAAAAATAGAAGACGGCGCAGTATTTTATAACCGTGACAGCGACGGGAAAAAAACCGGCGGCGTGACGCTCAACGATGGTGTGAGTAAAAATGGTGTTCGTGTTGGCAATGTGGCCGATGCGAAAGACGGGCGTGATGCAGTGAATTTAAACCAAATCAAGCAGTCGCTTGGCGGTGACAGCAGAACGGACGCGGAAGGTAATTATCTCGGACCAAAATACACAGTCGGTGGGGTCGATTATGGCAACGTCGGCGATGCATTGGCCGCAGGAAATGCATTGGCAGTGCAATATACGCCGGATGCAAATGGCAAACCAACGAACGAAATCAAACTCAGCGGAGACGGAACAGGAGCGCCCGTCGGAATCACCAATGTAGCAGCGGGCGTGAATGCAAAAGACGCGGTTAATAAAGGCCAGCTCGACGGCGTTATTGGCGCATTGGGAGGTGGCGCAAAAATAGATCAGCACGGCAGCGTGATAGCACCGACGTATAATATTGGCGGACATGGTTACAATGATGTTGGAAGCGCATTGGCTGCAACGGATGGCCGAATTAACGAAATGTCTGCGTACAATGCAAAACAATTTAGTAGAATGGATGGTCGCATTACGGACGTGCGAAACGATGCACGAGCCGGTATAGCTGGAGCTAGTGCACTAGCAGCGATGCGTTATGACGATCGACCAGGCAAAATCAGTGTTGCTACGGGTTTTGGTGGCTACAAAGATCATCAAGCTATGTCGGCAGGAGTTGGATATACAACAGCGGATGGCGTATTCCGCATGAATGCCGGTGCGAGCTATGACTTCCAAGCGGATGGCACGGCGTGGAACGTC from the Bartonella apihabitans genome contains:
- a CDS encoding YadA-like family protein, producing MNSTALAGYACVTKEGRDPSTGSRFIPGTPAHEDCDNSAGNNGSCHTVPATPGSTVGGGVVACLPKSVIDNGERMVQDGHTWILKPDGQWLNYDAYPYEYVETGEGGDGGAKDKEQDGRLDGHDQQIANINAKDKEQDGRLDGHDQQIANINAKDKEQDGRLDGHDQQIAKIEDGAVFYNRDSDGKKTGGVTLNDGVSKNGVRVGNVADAKDGRDAVNLNQIKQSLGGDSRTDAEGNYLGPKYTVGGVDYGNVGDALAAGNALAVQYTPDANGKPTNEIKLSGDGTGAPVGITNVAAGVNAKDAVNKGQLDGVIGALGGGAKIDQHGSVIAPTYNIGGHGYNDVGSALAATDGRINEMSAYNAKQFSRMDGRITDVRNDARAGIAGASALAAMRYDDRPGKISVATGFGGYKDHQAMSAGVGYTTADGVFRMNAGASYDFQADGTAWNVGLGWTLN
- a CDS encoding helix-turn-helix domain-containing protein, translating into MTKMKKKLEQTAKTNKKISKNNHHVGRRAAPTTEFSIKLGELLKKARERKQLRQADVAKALGLAIAVYGRYERGEATLTVARLLEICKITGISPFDIIFDLDPTVLNDNVETANNIHVIQNRINNMTAEQLKVLLSLTVAFDRSDNETQK